AGCGGGAAGTGGGTTGCTGAAGCTTAGCAACAACTGAGCCTTCATCTTCAGCAGAAGTTGTTTTTTGAGAAGCTGGAACAAGAGCGTAACAGGCCAATGATGCGGCCAGCAGAGTTCAAGTTAAAGCCAGCAAACGGTACAGTCACGCTTAGAATTGGGTCAGTTATCTCTAGATACATtttgtaaaattaaatatgaGGCAGTTTTTGCTTGTTGtaccaaaataaatgttttaaagACCACATAGAAATGTATAGTACGTAAAGTTTAATACAACTATTTAATtcaggggattttttttcataccactagagggagcccgcgCCTCTCCCCCAAACATCATTTTATGTACCCCCATGAGAACTTAACCAAAGTCACATAACATATTTGTTGCTTAACCTTTTCACAAGTGACTAAAGCATTTTTTCGGGAAACTTACAAAAAGTCTGGTcagtaattgtgtgtgtgtcaactgAGTAGAAAGAGTAAATTGTACCGGTTTTCTCTGTGGATGCCCTGGACGGCACTCGTCTCTTAGATGCACCAGCTTTCTGTTGCTCTTTGGTGGCAGGAGTGATCCAGTAGTACTGTGGTGAACATGTAAATATAaaccatttatttatattaccTCATAAATGTAGTACACTGGCCAAACGCATTCACTCACCTCTGGTGTGTGTGCTTCAGCTTTTGTGAGGACTTTCTCTATTATAGTCTTAATTAGGGCATTGTCTAaaacagaaagagaaaaaacatATGCTTTAGTACTGAATGTGAAAATGGAGTGTCATGAAAATGATTGTCTCATTAGTTTTGTGctattttttaatgatttttttttagccaccTCTGTCAAAATTGTCTTTTGATTTGCCTAATGATGCAGAGCTGTCTTGACAGTGAATGTAATGCAAATTACATTGGCAGCATGGcacaaccaaaagaaaaaatagttAACTTATGACAGCGTCCTACCAACTAAAGGGTTATTCCGGATATCCAGTATGCAGAGAGTGGAATTTGTCTTCAAGACCTCCAGCAGATGACAAGCTCCTCGATTAGAGAGGCCGCATTTCTGCAGGTCTACAGCTGCTCAAAATACAAAGAAAGATCGTTACAACACCATCATACAAATGAATATATGCAAAGCATCATTATTTTTCCATCTCCTTACCTTTCAGCCAAAGGTCTTCGGCCAGCTCACGCGCAAGACGAGTAGCACCCACGTCCCCAATCAAAGTATTACAGTTGAGGGTGAGGCGGCGGAGACCCCCCATGGCCTCCAATTTTGGCTGTTGATAGCGCAAAGATTGTGCCCATACCGAGCCATGTCTCTGCATTCCTTGATGCTGGAACACATTGTTTATACCATCGTCTGACTGACAGCTtcattattgtgtgttaatacATTGACATTAACTATTTGAAAAACACTCGAGCCATTTGTAAGTAATTAAGAATGTCGAGATCCTTTTGCcggttggactttttttttttgaagctgtATGCTGGCTGATGAGGGTGCGCCAAAACAGAAGGCTGCATGTGGCTTACAAAGTTGGGGAAAGGCTACATTAAAGTCAATCTCCAATTTCACCTGGATGATGTTTGCAAGATGCTCAGCTCCTCTCCATGTGATATTGCATCCTGTGAAATCGATTTCTTTGATTCTTGTTGAGTACTTCACACTTTGGCAAATGACTGAAAGACATATGAAAAATGACAACACTGTACTCCAATTTAAGACTGCGGAATATTACTTGAAAATAGCTAAGGATCACCATAAATAAGTAACCACTTACCCTCCAAGCCGTCATCTGAGAGAGGACAGTGTGCCAGGGAAAGAGATTGCAAGGAAACACTTTTTGCTACACCCTGAAATGGGACATAGTTTTTATCTCAAATGCTAATATTCAGTGGACATTGTGTTGCTACTTTAGGTGTGCATATCTTGGCCACCCGGGGCCAGTATAATATGGTCACAACTCCTCTATAAGGCCCAGTAATATTAGTCATTCTTTgcaaaggataaagaatatatgtctgtgagtattgttatattatctgtctacatgtgttgcataGAAAAATGCTCTTTGGATGAAAATCGTGGTCCATTCTTACCTTTGTCAAGTTGACAAGATCTCTTTCCCTCAGAGGGAGTCCGTTGAGTTTTAAAGTCTTCAGGTTGGGAGAAAGGGACAGACACTCCTTCAGAACTTTGCACAACTTGAATGTCATGTCCTTAGAACGGATAGATGGAATTTTCTTCCTGAACACTGGTTTGTAGTACCTTCGATCTGTGACAATAAAAACAGAGGCTCAGATGCAAAGTTGGGCTCACCAGAGCTCAGTGTTAtgtcctttttttctcttttaaacCTTACCTGCATCTGCACACGTGTGGCTTGTCTGGTAGGTGCTAGTAATTGCAATATGGTGAAGGTGCCTATTGATAAAGATAGAGTCCAGGATGGGAGGCCAATCAGCTAACTTGACCctgtctccattgaagtctaaaATGCCTTTGTCGAGATGGAGTTTAACAATAGAGAGGGGGAGGGTTTTCTGTTGGGTGCAGGCATAGGTGTAGTATTCCATGAAGTCATGGGCACCCCGCTTCTTAATCTCAACACTCTCATGGACCATTCCTTAGGATGGGAAAAATAATCTGATCATAATCCTGTATTTTTCAGATTATAGGTTGCTCCAGAAAATACCTCACAACAGTCAATAATACACCacgaatatataatatatatattatgtttatatatatatatatatatatatatagagagagagagagagagagagagagagagagagagagagagagagagataaagtctggaaaataaatctcattttggggggaaatttaatTTTACAAAAATCAATACCATCAGTAAAACAGACTGCGAAAGCACTCCAATTAATTTCTCACTAGTAAAACTCTGTTTGAAGCGTTAACAAAATTAATGATTCCCGTGGCATGCACGTCTTTATATTTAATTGGTGTTATGATTGTGTCCTTGGAAAAATTTCTCTGAACGCAAAAATTTTGAGAACCCATTTGGGAAAAACGCTAGCTTCCTAGCAACTGTCGTAAAAAAAACCTTGTTGTTAGCAACGCGCAGCTAATCAATGCTAAACGGTACATCTCACGCCGTTACTTTTGTCATACAATCTGATGTTTGACAGCATTCTAGACTTGGACATACCTGAACGTTCAAGTAATAATTTCGGCTGTTTAAGTGGCGTTGCCAAGGTATTTAGAAACTTCACAGCTTTATAATTGTGGAAAAAACGGTAAGAGTTGTCTTTCAAAAATCGTGACTCTAACTTCTTCGTTGTAATCATGTCGTTGCTAACGATGCAAAGCACTTGAGCGCCCCCTATTATCTACAATACACAGCCTTTGGCGGGCGCTCCTAAACTCAGCACCCAACAATTTGCATACAGTAAATATCATATGATTTCCAATTTAAATCAAAATTTCCCCTCTTAAAAAAGGGAAttgcaatgacaaaataaatttaaaaaagcaaaacCTGTAATGCTCCCCTCCAGAAAGTGTATATTCTAATATACACACTTTATCCATCATAGAAATActactggaattttttttttcttgttgcagATAAAAAGGAAATACTGTATGGGAAAATGGGAAATGTCGCTTTAGTCCGGGGGTCCAAATCTCTTCTTCCAAGGGCAACATTTAGCGAAATGTAAGCGCTGTTAGCCAGCCGCCCAGTATCCCACAAAATCAACGTCCCTGAAGGGAGCAGCAGCATCCATCtattcattttctgaactgcttctcCCCACGGGGTTACTCGGTAATTTACCACGCCCTGAAAGTAGGTCGAGGTCCTTGGAATTTTTTTCACCACGCCTGGACTCAAAATTTGAGCCTCTGCTGTATCTGGTTAAGACAGTTGTGTCGTTTTCAGGCAATATCTCCCTTTTCCAGTTGTATTAGAACGCACCGCAACAACGCCCTTCTTGCGGTCCCGGGTTGTCTTTGTCGAATCCTATTGGTCCGTTTGAGCGCCAATCAAAAACACTTGGTCCCGGTAATCCCAACCCACACCGTTCCCATCCATTGGGATTGTATACCGGACAGAACGGGCCCACAACTGTAACACATCAGAACCATAGAAATCCCGCGCCACTCGTTGGATTATCCGAGTGACCACATCAAAAAGGATTTGTCGCCACGTAGAAGGTAATTTTCGCGTGACTGGTGAGCTCAAAACAATCGTTAACCGAAATATCATCGGATGTACGTGTGTTAATGGCctgctgtttgtgtgttttttttcccaaacattGTTGCCCTTCCTATACGTGTGTGTTGTTTCTGGACAAGGACAACATTTGAATCGATTTAACAACCCTGATATATTTAGTATTTACAATGTCAATGCAGAAAATTGATGAAACTCAAATGTCATGTAGGACGTCACGACAGACTCTGACTCTGCTGCTGACCActggctaatgctaatgctaaccttTAAAACGATGCTTTTCTGACATGTTAAAAAagtagaaaaataaatgttgctAATTGTCCTATGAACgttaaaatatgaaaaaaaacctttctgtttttaattaatgatattaaattcaattttcaattttatttatgtAGCAACAATTTACTATAGAAACTTCCCAGACACTTTTCTCATACAATTCAtatatacagaaaatgattgtTCCCCATATGAGCAAGCACTTGGCAGAGgcaaggtggtggtggtggcaggCTGAGCAAGTTGGGTTGAGATGGAGTGACTGAGAAAAGGGACAGATAGAGAAAACAGGATAGAGGTGTTGCATGACCATTTGAGGATGGAGGGATAAGAGAACAATGGTCCAGTGGTGCAGCACTCGTTACTCATCGAATCTCATTTTGTATGTATGTGATGTAGTCTTCTATGTGCGGTCTTCAACGTAAAGTATACATCGGAGAACCAGAGCTGAGTTTGCCCCTCGGGTACTATGATGACAACATTCAGGCTTGATTATGCCATTTCATCATTGGGCTTATTTAATGAGAACATCAATTTTTTTAtgtctgtttgtttttctcTAGCTGATGTTGAGCAGTTCTAAATCTTTAAATATTAATCACATCAACATAAGTTAATGCACCCACCAGCACTTCATGAGATATACATACGTGATGCTAATACGTATGTACACGCTGTTTGCACCGAATCAGTGAGGTTGTTTTATACTGCGCTGCAGTGTGGTATATTGCAGTAATGGAAACTTGGAGAAGTTAATGACCATTACAGACGGGAGCTCCTGTTACACTGGCTCGTGGTTTTCTTCTCCCTACTCACTTGTCGCTATGTTCATATCAGATGACATGAGAGGTTTATGATGAAGAGAACGCTTGATAAGCCTTCTTAAAGGAACACAGTTTAAAATGctttatgtcaacaaaaaaaaagccaatgaaCGAAAAATCGTGATTGATCGTACATGTTGTAGGGTAAAATGCATAAAGAACTTCACACACTGGACTGAATGTCCTTTCGCTAGTGATGTCAGAGCACTGgcattttcacacacacacgcccacgCATCTGTTCACTTATTTTGTTCCTAAAGCATCCGGTCGTTCTCTAGTTCCAAGGTCACAATCGGAGTTGTGGATCCTGTTTCATAGTCGCAACACGTAGCCATACAAAAGATTTTCTTGTCAGGTTTTTTTGCACCCATATATTGGAGTTTCATGGATTGTGCTACACCTCTGAGGTGTGATTTACAAAACATTGGAACTACTGAAGTAGATCGACCTCTTTTCACCGTTCAGCATTTTGCTTACCTATAATGTGTTGCTTGCTTAACTCCGGGTGAATGTTTTCCACACAGGATGCGACTGCAGCGCCAAAAATAGGGCTCGGGAAACTGtcgaagatgtttttttttaaacttccgtGCATTTTCATCATAAACAGTTAGATGGTCACCTAATGGGATGGAAATGCACCTTCTAGTTTTTAAAGGGCCTTACAGAAGAAAGTATTATTATAACAGTCAACCTTTCAACATTTCCTAATAACCAAATAAATACACATGGCTAAGGGAGTGGAAATTCAGGGACTGGAATGAAAAGGTTGGAAACTCATTgacgtggtcacaaggttttacTGTTGTCCAGATTTTCATGGTAAAAGACAGGACAAAAAGGCCTTTAAACCAGTTTGGGTTCTGAGAAATGTTTACAGTCCTCCATTTCACACAGCATTTCGACATATTTTCCCGTAGCTCTAAATGTCCGTGGACAAAAGACAAAGTCCGAGGTGGtgagatgaggaaaaaaaagtcgagTCTAAAACTAGAACACCACCAGCATACAAATAAAGCTCCCGGCTCGGTTTTTAAGTGCCGGCCACGTTCTTGTTGTTTGCCTCATCTGTGGTCGCGTTCATTGCTGCTTCCCCTCAAAACAAGTATTGATTTGTACGCGGGAGGCTAGCTATCAGTTTCTTGGGTGCATTTCCCAGAATCTGTCCAGCTTCCAATCACTCGACTTTGAGCTCGTAGGATGTGGCGGAGGCTGTAAGGCGGATTCTGCTTTGAGATCTTTTCATGTGTGCGTTGACACTAAGTTCAGACAGCTGCATTGATGTGGAGCTGTGGCTTTGAATTTTATCTGAAGGTGCTGCTTGAAGCATTTCAAATGGAATAAATCACAAACTCATTATTTTAAGTCCAAGTTGTGTTGCAATAATGGATTGAGTAGTTTTTATCGTTCTTTGGGTGCATGTCCAAGCTTGTCCGATTACCGCACCTGTGTGACAGTTGAACGCAACAAATCCGAGAATCGCTTACATAAACACGTAGGTTCGTTAAGTTCACGTCGTCTTGACTTCTTGTCATCCGTAATGCTGACTTGTTTGTACTCCCTTTTTCCAGCAGCTCTGTTTGTTCCTgtctgttttgggtgcatttttaagcaaCTGGTGACCTTGTTGTGCAGCTTCATATACagtaatatattttttctttgcgTTGCGGGGCAAAAATTGAGTCACAAGTGATTCTTCAGATACGCCACTGCTCGagtgaagtaaaaaataaataaaaatacacacacatatatacatatactatacacacacacatgatttTAGATAGGGAAATTTGTATTTTTGCGCTGTGCCTTGGTTACTACATGTGCCACTGAGGTTGAGTGGTGGCTCTTCCAGTTAGgacaagatgaaaaaaaaagttgacgtGCCGGGAAGAAGGGGCGGTCATTTCTCAAACTTCCAGCTCATTCAAAACAAACTATACAGTGTATATAAATGACTTCACTGGCTTAAACGtctgtatttgttttttcacaCAGGGTGCTCTGCCAACGGCATGGTGGTGCCATAGTGGAGCGGACTACAAAGAGTCACCCGCCATGCCTCAGTTACAAACCAGACGGTGGCCTGTCTGGCTCATCTGTTGTCTCCTCTCAGTGGTACATACTCATGCGCAAAATGGTAAGAACCTTCCACACTTCTTTCAACAATCCTATTAAATATCAACTCTGTACACAAAACACATTGGGCTTTTCTAATGTGTTTTGCTTTCTATTTCCCGACAGACGCAACCGTACCCCAGCAGGTAAACGTGACGCCCAACATGCGTACGCAGCAAATATCCATTTCCTGGCTGGGAGGTAGCGCCACGTTGTTTGATGTCATGATCCTCAGGACGGAACTCAATGAAACGGTCTTCTATGTGAGGGATCttcaaatttttctttttttgaattaTGTTGCCTGTCTCATTTCTAAAATGGCGTTGAGGTGTTATACGCTGACATCTTGCAAATGTAGACGCTCATTCCCCAAAAATTAAATTGACACCTCTGAATTTTGAGTGTGAAGTTGTCCTGCCATTGACGAATGTATACGTCGTAGGCAGTTTGAGTTAATAATGTTCATGTTAAAATTGTGCCATTGTTTAGAACCAAGTGCAAGCGACTCTCAACCAAACAACCGGTCGGTACGAGTGGAAGTGGACATCAGCAGAACCTCTGGAATGTACCTCATTGTCGGTCCGAATCCGCTCCCGAAGGGGGGCGGTGACGAGTGAATGGAGCAGCACGCAGATCCTTCAAGGTCAAACCGCTTTGATATCACGCCTCCTCTGTACTGGAACACATCAAATATGTCTTGCTATCTCTCCGCCCTCAAATAATCCTCGCCCTCCGCTTATTTCTCCGTCTTCAGGCAACGATCTGCCCACCATTGCGAACTATCAGATGTACCCCATTGACAGAGCTGTGCATACGGGGGACAGCACCACGTTCTGCTGCATCGTGGCCGAAGGGGGGGTCTTTGGTTCCATGCAGTATGGCAAAACGGCCATGAATGCCACACGGTTGAGCCGGCGGAGTTACAGCATCACCGTAACTCACCAGGCTCCGTCCAACAGGTCGGGGACCAACGTCGTCTGCACGGACGGCCTCGAAAAGACCAAACTGTCAGGAACCACGGTATTCGTTGGATGTGAGTTTATCATTAAATTTGGGGTTACGTGACGGAACCTTCACAGCATATGTAGATACTGAGTTTAGTTTTTGGCCCTTTTAAATCTGATTTAACTTTATGACAAGCTCAGCATTTTGACACAAATGTTTGGGGGCTCTTTCTTGTCACATTGTGACAAGACATACTTTACTATTATTTCCCCAGATCCTCCACTGCTCAGTGATTTTCATTGCGAGACTCGAGATTTGACATCTGCCGTGTGCCAGTGGAAAGAAGCGCGGGACACCCGACTGTACGGCAGACGGAGAACCATCTACTCGCTGAACAACAGGTACTTTGTGCGTACCGTTGCACACGTCAAATTTTAAAGCAACACTCATCCAGCAAAGAAAGAGGACAGTGGAGTTGACCTCCAGAATAGAACTTATTTTGTCTCAACCAAATGTCAGTTCACTGTCTAATGtggttcattttatttttgtaggaAATGTCAGAAGGCCAGCTTGGTAGAAAATGTGAGGAATTGTAGTGCGGAGCACTGGGAGGGTAACTGGACGCTGGAAGCTGTGAATGCTCTCGGCCGGGACAGCATCTTGGATTCTGCCGAAATCCGACACAGAGGTGAGTGACTCCGCCCCCGCTGCATTGCAGATCACATGAATACTTAGAACTGTCAACATTTCAAAGATAAAATGTCAATGTctcttaagttttttttttttttttttatcaccccCATTTTTTCATCCCAGTGCGCCCAGTGGCACCTGCGAATCTGAGCGCTGTCGTCTATGCTTGGAATGCCACCTTACGGTGGAAGTGGGGATATGACGCCTATTATTCCCTGCCGCTTGTCTGCCAGGTAGAGCTCAACTTTCACGACAACAAAACAAAGGTCAGTTTCTTCCCTTTGCTGATGTTACAGTACCATTGCGTCTTGTCATAgtctacgttttttttttttttaaactttttattACATTTGTTTAAAATGTGCATGTCCAGCGCACATACACGGGTGTCGGTTTGACAACGGTGCGGCTGTCGGAGCTTTATCCAAATGAAGAGTACAGCGTTAAAGTACGCTGTGGGGCCCAGCAGAATTTCTGGAAGTGGGGAAACTGGAGCCAACCTGTTTCTTTCAAAACCAATATAGATGGTAAGAATACCTATCTTGTTTataaataaagtgaatggtcATTTGACTGTATTAGCATTTTGCTATTTGATTATACTGCAACAATTTTCATTCTTCAAACTGTGAACTAAccattatttcaaatttcatCACAGTTCCAGATCAGCCTGATGTGTGGATGCATATCAACAATGACAACTCTGGTCAGATCATATGGAAGGTGATTTAATAATTACTTTAACAGCTGTCTATGTACAGGTTAACTAGTCTTGCAGAGGGTTACCTGGTTTGTATACTATAATCATCGGAACTAGGAAACAAACTTTTCCTCTTGCTCACCCTTGCCTCCTTTAGCCCCTGACGGCCCGAGAAAGCCATGGTCCGATCGCGTCTTACGAAGTGACGTTCTGGAGCTCCAAAGAGAACCTGCAGCACACTGAAAAGCTTCTCCCGGACACCTTTATGCTGCCAATCAATGTCACCCGAATTGCCGCCTTCACCAATGACGACCAAGTCGTGGCAACCGTCACCGCCAAGAACGCTGCTGGCTACTCGCCACCCGCAAGTGTAATCATACCTCTACGTGTCGCAGGTACGTATGTCGTAGCTAGTaggttacatatatatatatatatcacaatGTTATTTCCTTTTTCTTCCCAGATAAGAGTCGTATTGAGTCCAGGGTGGCTTATATGGACGGCGGCTTCCCCCTGGTCTGGCAAGACGACAGCAACTCAAGCTGCGGTTATGTCATCGAGTGGCATGACGCCCTCTGCCAGCAGGACTGCTCCCTGGAGTGGGTCAAGCTGGCAATGGGAAGCACCAATGCTTCCATCGAATCAGGTATTTCAAGCTAAATGGTTTGGCAaggttcattaaaaaaatcattgttaCATTTTGGGATTTGTCCTTGAAACCAATGTCTCTGTCAGCCAACTTCCGGCCAGGTGTGAAGTACAACATCTCCCTGTTTAGCTGCTCTTCGGAGCTGCTTCAGTACTGGCAGGGCTACATGCAGGAACTGGGTAAGTGGGGCTGACCTTTGGAATTTTTCAAAGTGTCTTTAAATTTCTAACAACTATAATTGTTTCCCCCACCTAAGCTCCATCCAGAACCGTCCCCCACCTGTCCATCAGTCAGCAGGACTCGGATGTTTTCTTGACGTGGGAAGCCATGCCCGAGGCTCACAGGAGAGGTTACATCTTGGGCTACAATATTTACCTCAACAATGACTCCCAGCTCGTGCTACTCGGTACATATTGGCCTCCTCCGACAGTCTCGCAGTGTTTGAATGCAGCGACATTACCGCAATGTCTTCTTGTGCTCTTTCTGTCCAACGTGTTCCCCACCCCGTCCATCCTTGCAGCCAATCTATCGGGGGAAGAAAGCAGGAAGTACACAGTGAAGGGTGTCTCTAAAGGCACGTATAAATTCACAGTCAAAGCCTTCACTTCAGCAGGCGAGGACACAGGCGCCACCATCTCCATCAGAGTGGATGAGTTGGGTATGTGCATCCTCCAAATATTGTTACTCCCTGTAAATATTCTTGCACACTAAAATCACCTTTGGTTGTCTTCCTTCAAGATGATTGGCTCATCCTGAATATGCTGATATCTCTAGGAGCTCTAGCATTATCGTTGTCCATCACCTCCTGCTTTTGCTATAAGAAACGAAAATGGTGAGTCGGAGCagttcctttttttgtttgagTTCTTTACCTGAATATTGCCATTGAGTTAAAAGTGACGTATTGGCTGTTGCTTTTCCGTTTTGTTCTCATCAGGGTAAAGATGGCCTTCTGTCCAGACATACCGCAGCCGAAATTGAACGACGACTGGAGCAGGACACAGGTATGCGTCCTACTCGCTATCTAGCATAGATGAAATCAATTTGATTTTGTAggctatgtattttttttccccctgttttAACCATAATGTTACTCAATTACATTTTTTGATCATTGACTGAATCCGTTAGGGTCCGCTGGATGTGAGGCCATCTCCCCACAATCTGGTCCATGTTGTAGAAAAGCCCGAATTGGACTCCCTCAAAGGAGTGCTGGTCG
This portion of the Syngnathus scovelli strain Florida chromosome 3, RoL_Ssco_1.2, whole genome shotgun sequence genome encodes:
- the LOC125994692 gene encoding centrosomal protein of 78 kDa isoform X1; the protein is MITTKKLESRFLKDNSYRFFHNYKAVKFLNTLATPLKQPKLLLERSGMVHESVEIKKRGAHDFMEYYTYACTQQKTLPLSIVKLHLDKGILDFNGDRVKLADWPPILDSIFINRHLHHIAITSTYQTSHTCADADRRYYKPVFRKKIPSIRSKDMTFKLCKVLKECLSLSPNLKTLKLNGLPLRERDLVNLTKGVAKSVSLQSLSLAHCPLSDDGLEVICQSVKYSTRIKEIDFTGCNITWRGAEHLANIIQHQGMQRHGSVWAQSLRYQQPKLEAMGGLRRLTLNCNTLIGDVGATRLARELAEDLWLKAVDLQKCGLSNRGACHLLEVLKTNSTLCILDIRNNPLVDNALIKTIIEKVLTKAEAHTPEYYWITPATKEQQKAGASKRRVPSRASTEKTASQKTTSAEDEGSVVAKLQQPTSRCRNAPRHSAARAGRQRGFPPADAKEHSFQSTQQGQAASNVRVTFASDSEEEEDGDEEEGPAITMSDPRPSNESQQDSSIARQMDRMQMALQECRLRLGEERRARLKAESLVREFELENARLRDNNISLSKALATVGSPDRSALEDEDVLESIERSFAKFHAFLDLVNDAGLGQIASMAGIDKSDFSPLGRPQLSSTLGHVGQLNGVASGQRHSRDIQATRVNPNDVMTPKSPASNGNGDHRDGLLHVTVQQDAGAQVDLSVIREQEPDQFSKPETQYDSDSDRSLASQQSRREYCHNPGIRPSFVLGDSHHRNGFNSSHSDSSHGCRLSSGDSIRDLVSYKAHSGSEGSERKTSPDILEEITSMVAL
- the LOC125994692 gene encoding centrosomal protein of 78 kDa isoform X2 codes for the protein MITTKKLESRFLKDNSYRFFHNYKAVKFLNTLATPLKQPKLLLERSGMVHESVEIKKRGAHDFMEYYTYACTQQKTLPLSIVKLHLDKGILDFNGDRVKLADWPPILDSIFINRHLHHIAITSTYQTSHTCADADRRYYKPVFRKKIPSIRSKDMTFKLCKVLKECLSLSPNLKTLKLNGLPLRERDLVNLTKGVAKSVSLQSLSLAHCPLSDDGLEVICQSVKYSTRIKEIDFTGCNITWRGAEHLANIIQHQGMQRHGSVWAQSLRYQQPKLEAMGGLRRLTLNCNTLIGDVGATRLARELAEDLWLKAVDLQKCGLSNRGACHLLEVLKTNSTLCILDIRNNPLVDNALIKTIIEKVLTKAEAHTPEYYWITPATKEQQKAGASKRRVPSRASTEKTASQKTTSAEDEGSVVAKLQQPTSRCRNAPRHSAARAGRQRGFPPADAKEHSFQSTQQGQAASNVRVTFASDSEEEEDGDEEEGPAITMSDPRPSNESQQDSSIARQMDRMQMALQECRLRLGEERRARLKFELENARLRDNNISLSKALATVGSPDRSALEDEDVLESIERSFAKFHAFLDLVNDAGLGQIASMAGIDKSDFSPLGRPQLSSTLGHVGQLNGVASGQRHSRDIQATRVNPNDVMTPKSPASNGNGDHRDGLLHVTVQQDAGAQVDLSVIREQEPDQFSKPETQYDSDSDRSLASQQSRREYCHNPGIRPSFVLGDSHHRNGFNSSHSDSSHGCRLSSGDSIRDLVSYKAHSGSEGSERKTSPDILEEITSMVAL
- the lifra gene encoding LIF receptor subunit alpha a, which translates into the protein MPQLQTRRWPVWLICCLLSVVHTHAQNDATVPQQVNVTPNMRTQQISISWLGGSATLFDVMILRTELNETVFYNQVQATLNQTTGRYEWKWTSAEPLECTSLSVRIRSRRGAVTSEWSSTQILQGNDLPTIANYQMYPIDRAVHTGDSTTFCCIVAEGGVFGSMQYGKTAMNATRLSRRSYSITVTHQAPSNRSGTNVVCTDGLEKTKLSGTTVFVGYPPLLSDFHCETRDLTSAVCQWKEARDTRLYGRRRTIYSLNNRKCQKASLVENVRNCSAEHWEGNWTLEAVNALGRDSILDSAEIRHRVRPVAPANLSAVVYAWNATLRWKWGYDAYYSLPLVCQVELNFHDNKTKRTYTGVGLTTVRLSELYPNEEYSVKVRCGAQQNFWKWGNWSQPVSFKTNIDVPDQPDVWMHINNDNSGQIIWKPLTARESHGPIASYEVTFWSSKENLQHTEKLLPDTFMLPINVTRIAAFTNDDQVVATVTAKNAAGYSPPASVIIPLRVADKSRIESRVAYMDGGFPLVWQDDSNSSCGYVIEWHDALCQQDCSLEWVKLAMGSTNASIESANFRPGVKYNISLFSCSSELLQYWQGYMQELAPSRTVPHLSISQQDSDVFLTWEAMPEAHRRGYILGYNIYLNNDSQLVLLANLSGEESRKYTVKGVSKGTYKFTVKAFTSAGEDTGATISIRVDELDDWLILNMLISLGALALSLSITSCFCYKKRKWVKMAFCPDIPQPKLNDDWSRTQGPLDVRPSPHNLVHVVEKPELDSLKGVLVVIPEEDEEEADRIGDASVDTDEPASLRYYNQMIDERPVRPRSPDSSDSSSSSMDSGQTDVTYTGIQISASSLGFPTDQRDSAEFGMAASGDGYRPQRQPASHNSLPIPPQSSQAACSEGYKPQSSWNLNSPGEAEEQERLAPCLGSPTSVASTQFLLPDGESEERGEEKRPLSASAAGWFTNLLSSAKP